Below is a genomic region from Acinetobacter tibetensis.
CAAATTGTTCGCCACTTTGTAATTGTTCGCGTTCAAACATCAATGCTAATTGTGCAGATTGATCGAGCAACATTTGCAATGCATCTTCTTGCGGTGCCGAAAAAATGTTGATTTGTAGTTCAGGAAAGCGTTGTTCTAGTAGCAGAATGTAGTCAGTCCAATGGGTATGGAGTAATTCGGAAACCACCACAATGTTCAAACTCGATTCTAGACCTCCAGCTAAGGCAAAGGCATGTTGTTTCCATTGATTCATTTCAATGAGAAGCTGTTGAGTTTTCTCATATAAAGTCATGGCTTGTGCAGTTGCAATCGGTTCACGCCCTTGACGGGTGAAAAGCGTGAGATCCAGATCAATTTCAAGATTCGCAATAGACATACTAATGGCGGAAGGGACTTTACCAAGTTTTCTTGCAGCCGCAGAAAAAGAACCTGTTTCTATCACAGTCTGAAAAATAATCAGTTGATCTTGGTTAATATTCATTGGCGTATTTTTTGCTTTAGTTACTAAAAAAAGTTTTAAGATAGACCTTTCAATAAAACTGAAAGAATCTAACTCGATTAATCAATATAATAAAAATAAAATAGCAAACATCAAAGACAAAGAGTAGTTTTAAATGTTGATTTCCAAGAGAAGGATTGTTCATGCGTTGAGCTATGAGATCATCCTGTTGGTCATCATTGCCATCGCATTAAGTTTTATTTTTAATATGCCAATGGAAGTTACAGGA
It encodes:
- a CDS encoding LysR family transcriptional regulator gives rise to the protein MNINQDQLIIFQTVIETGSFSAAARKLGKVPSAISMSIANLEIDLDLTLFTRQGREPIATAQAMTLYEKTQQLLIEMNQWKQHAFALAGGLESSLNIVVVSELLHTHWTDYILLLEQRFPELQINIFSAPQEDALQMLLDQSAQLALMFEREQLQSGEQFVELKRETLIAVAAKQHPLAQHEKISYEQLLQNRQIVVASRDRSLKPELLFSKNYWRTDNHHSSCAMILQNLGWGVLPYEMLNENPSLQQQLKILSFQDFSPKFEYFVDLVWSRESQLGAAARFLIDHIRNSKKNTN